In Herbaspirillum sp. WKF16, one genomic interval encodes:
- a CDS encoding molybdenum cofactor biosynthesis protein MoaE, with translation MPIRVQTADFDLSAEVAQLRLSNPKVGAVVSFVGTVRDLNDGAAVSEMELEHYPEMTERALEQIVAQAKSRWPIFDALVIHRVGPMRPQEQIVLVAVTSPHRGEAFAACEFIMDYLKTQAPFWKKEQTRAGARWVDARESDDAALGKWKQ, from the coding sequence ATGCCCATACGCGTCCAGACCGCCGATTTCGATCTCTCCGCCGAGGTGGCGCAACTGCGCCTGTCCAATCCCAAGGTCGGCGCGGTGGTGAGCTTCGTCGGCACGGTGCGCGACCTCAATGACGGCGCCGCGGTTTCCGAAATGGAGCTGGAGCACTATCCCGAGATGACCGAGCGCGCGCTGGAGCAGATCGTGGCACAGGCCAAGTCGCGCTGGCCGATCTTCGACGCGCTGGTGATCCACCGCGTCGGCCCAATGCGGCCGCAGGAGCAGATCGTGCTGGTGGCGGTGACCTCGCCGCACCGGGGCGAAGCCTTCGCCGCCTGCGAATTCATCATGGACTACCTCAAGACCCAGGCGCCGTTCTGGAAGAAGGAACAGACGCGCGCCGGCGCCCGCTGGGTCGACGCCCGCGAGAGCGACGACGCCGCGCTCGGCAAGTGGAAACAATAA
- a CDS encoding Nramp family divalent metal transporter: MPFTFKLPRIPGLPSTATAPFCPSEVAGSVDVPLTASVWQKLKIYVGPGLLVSIGYMDPGNWATSIGAGSQFGYQLLFVVMLSSLAAIVLQCLCARLGIATGRDLAVHSREHYPPAVARGMWLLAELSIIACDLAEVLGCALAFNLLLGVSLPVGVMLTALDTLIVLGLKGRGFRQVEAIILGLVITIAVCLLAQLAFVKADWHAVALGFVPSLQAISSREPLYLAIGIVGATVMPHNLYLHSSIVQTRSVRRDPASLADAVRYTRIDTIVSLMIAMVINAAILILAASAFHRSGNTQVTELDQAYHLLDPITGSAAAAILFGVGLFAAGQSSTFTGTIAGQVIMEGFLKLKIPCWQRRVITRALALVPALVGVLTLGPHSVGKLLVASQVVLSLQLPFAMYPLIRLTGRRDLMGALVNPWWVAGVAWILFAAISAANVWLVIQVFAV; this comes from the coding sequence TTGCCATTCACGTTCAAACTGCCGCGCATCCCTGGCCTGCCCAGCACTGCGACGGCGCCGTTCTGTCCCTCCGAGGTCGCCGGCTCGGTCGACGTTCCTCTCACCGCCTCGGTCTGGCAAAAACTCAAGATCTACGTCGGGCCGGGCCTGCTGGTGTCGATCGGCTACATGGATCCGGGCAACTGGGCGACGTCGATCGGGGCCGGCTCGCAGTTCGGTTACCAGCTGCTGTTCGTGGTGATGCTCTCCAGCCTCGCCGCCATCGTGCTGCAATGCCTGTGCGCGCGGCTGGGCATCGCCACCGGGCGCGACCTCGCCGTGCACTCGCGCGAGCATTACCCGCCGGCGGTGGCGCGCGGCATGTGGCTCCTGGCCGAACTCTCCATCATCGCGTGCGACCTGGCCGAGGTGCTGGGCTGCGCGCTGGCGTTCAACCTGCTGTTGGGGGTGTCGCTGCCGGTGGGCGTGATGCTGACCGCGCTCGACACGCTGATCGTGCTGGGCCTGAAGGGGCGGGGCTTCCGCCAGGTGGAGGCGATCATCCTGGGATTGGTGATCACCATCGCCGTCTGCCTGCTGGCCCAGCTGGCCTTCGTCAAGGCCGACTGGCACGCCGTGGCGCTGGGCTTCGTGCCGTCGCTGCAGGCCATCTCCAGCCGTGAACCGCTGTACCTCGCCATCGGCATCGTCGGCGCCACCGTGATGCCGCACAACCTCTATCTGCATTCCTCCATCGTGCAGACGCGCAGCGTGCGGCGCGACCCGGCGTCGCTGGCCGACGCGGTGCGCTACACCCGCATCGACACCATCGTCTCGCTGATGATCGCCATGGTCATCAACGCCGCCATCCTGATCCTGGCGGCCTCGGCCTTCCATCGCAGCGGCAATACGCAGGTGACCGAACTGGACCAGGCCTACCACCTGCTGGACCCGATCACCGGCTCGGCCGCCGCCGCCATCCTGTTCGGCGTCGGCCTGTTCGCCGCCGGGCAAAGCTCTACCTTCACCGGCACCATCGCCGGCCAGGTGATCATGGAAGGTTTCCTGAAGCTGAAGATCCCGTGCTGGCAGCGCCGCGTCATCACGCGTGCGCTGGCGCTGGTGCCGGCCCTGGTCGGCGTGCTCACGCTGGGGCCGCACTCGGTGGGCAAGCTGCTGGTGGCCAGCCAAGTGGTGCTGTCGCTGCAACTGCCGTTCGCGATGTATCCGTTGATTCGCCTGACCGGCCGGCGCGACCTGATGGGCGCGCTGGTCAACCCGTGGTGGGTGGCGGGCGTGGCCTGGATCTTGTTCGCCGCCATTTCGGCGGCCAATGTGTGGCTGGTGATCCAGGTGTTTGCAGTCTGA
- a CDS encoding type II toxin-antitoxin system HipA family toxin, giving the protein MNQSCTLQVFIDGAWRDAGALSLTGDAARGMACSSYLAYAAGHVIAYQGRRDAAAFSANVPVDFMDRQEPAWPPFLIDLLPQGHGRGELLRQLGLDERAEASADWQLLSAGGGNPIGNLRVREAHEWVSERSGGKLRGFSIDEIAARSEDFNEYLAQDGLFLAGSSGVQGEWPKILLTRGRDGLFYLDHALADELAEAHFIVKFSRGSDASLADILRLEAPYMRLAGYLGLDVHGELELHGGALFIPRFDREVREGAVLRHAQESIASLCGVSGFGAAPSHNAACARLGQVTSDPAREVTEYLRRDIANIVLRNKDNHARNTAIRRDANGDIGLTPLFDFAPMWLHPDGIARRMRWERDDAGSPQWASAIAQACAAAGVDPEPVCRGVQQMAAPLAGLPALMRELQIEDRFVAPLAATVAQVRAQLEDL; this is encoded by the coding sequence ATGAATCAATCTTGCACTCTTCAGGTCTTCATTGACGGCGCCTGGCGCGACGCTGGCGCCTTGTCGCTCACCGGTGATGCCGCCCGGGGCATGGCTTGTTCCAGCTACCTGGCCTATGCCGCCGGGCATGTCATCGCGTATCAGGGGCGCAGGGATGCGGCAGCTTTCTCGGCCAACGTGCCAGTGGACTTCATGGATCGCCAGGAGCCGGCGTGGCCGCCGTTCCTGATCGACCTGCTCCCGCAGGGCCATGGCCGCGGCGAGCTGTTGCGGCAACTCGGACTGGATGAGCGGGCCGAAGCCTCGGCTGACTGGCAACTCCTGAGCGCGGGCGGCGGCAATCCCATCGGCAACCTGCGCGTGCGCGAGGCGCATGAGTGGGTGAGCGAGCGCAGCGGCGGCAAGCTGCGCGGCTTCAGCATCGACGAGATCGCAGCCCGTTCGGAAGACTTCAATGAGTACCTTGCCCAGGATGGACTGTTTCTGGCCGGCTCGTCAGGCGTGCAGGGCGAATGGCCCAAGATCCTCCTGACCCGCGGGCGGGACGGGCTGTTTTACCTCGACCATGCGCTTGCCGACGAACTGGCCGAGGCGCATTTCATCGTCAAGTTCAGCCGCGGCAGCGATGCGTCGCTGGCCGACATCCTGCGACTGGAAGCGCCCTACATGCGGCTGGCCGGCTACCTAGGGCTGGACGTCCACGGCGAACTCGAGTTGCACGGGGGAGCCTTGTTCATCCCGCGCTTCGACCGCGAGGTGCGCGAGGGCGCCGTGCTGCGCCATGCGCAAGAGAGCATCGCCTCGCTGTGCGGCGTCAGCGGTTTCGGCGCGGCGCCGTCGCACAATGCCGCCTGCGCCCGCCTGGGGCAGGTGACAAGCGATCCGGCGCGCGAGGTGACTGAATATCTCAGGCGCGATATCGCCAACATCGTCTTGCGCAACAAGGACAACCACGCGCGCAATACCGCTATCAGACGCGATGCGAATGGAGATATCGGGCTCACGCCGCTGTTCGACTTCGCTCCCATGTGGCTGCATCCGGACGGTATCGCGCGCCGCATGCGCTGGGAGCGCGACGATGCCGGCTCGCCGCAATGGGCCAGCGCGATTGCGCAGGCTTGCGCGGCGGCAGGCGTCGATCCCGAGCCGGTGTGCCGCGGAGTGCAACAAATGGCTGCGCCGCTGGCAGGCTTGCCGGCGTTGATGCGGGAGTTGCAGATCGAAGACAGGTTCGTGGCGCCGCTGGCGGCCACGGTGGCGCAGGTGCGCGCCCAGCTGGAGGATCTTTGA
- a CDS encoding helix-turn-helix domain-containing protein codes for MDKRFKPMTPIEQLEERRALSEELAADPAMPVAAVIRKIRSALRLTIAEYARLCGVSARTLQDIERGESSPTLATADKLLKPMGMTVGAVGLKRPPT; via the coding sequence ATGGACAAGCGCTTCAAGCCCATGACGCCTATCGAGCAGCTGGAAGAGCGGCGCGCCTTGTCGGAGGAACTGGCGGCCGATCCGGCCATGCCGGTGGCGGCCGTGATCCGGAAGATCCGCAGTGCGCTGCGGCTGACGATCGCCGAATACGCCAGGCTGTGCGGCGTCTCCGCGCGCACGCTGCAAGACATCGAGCGGGGCGAATCCAGCCCTACGCTGGCGACCGCCGACAAGCTGCTCAAGCCCATGGGCATGACGGTCGGCGCGGTCGGGCTCAAACGTCCTCCAACATGA
- a CDS encoding biotin/lipoyl-binding protein — protein sequence MPVKSIFRSIVTLAIFLLAILLAWTLWQHYMLSPWTRDGRVRADVVNIAPDVSGQVVELPVRDNQLVKKGDLLMEIDPARYQLALQQAEAALAARKAELDVRRAEVDGRRADLDMRRAQARRRADMDALVVSREAREDAGTQVTAAQAQTQAAQAQYQSAQANYQAAVAQRDTAKLNLERTKVFSPVDGYITNLNVRRGDFATAGAAKIAVIDSHSFWVYAYFEETKLPLLSIGDKAKIQLINGASLSGHVDSIARGIYDRDNPQSRELIADVNPTFNWVRLAQRIPVRIHLDEVPKDVLLASGLTCTVVLEPGSGKRQERETAKN from the coding sequence ATGCCGGTCAAATCGATCTTCCGTTCCATCGTCACGCTAGCGATCTTCCTGCTGGCCATCCTGCTCGCCTGGACCCTGTGGCAGCACTACATGCTCTCGCCGTGGACGCGCGACGGCCGCGTGCGCGCCGACGTGGTCAACATCGCGCCCGACGTCTCCGGCCAGGTGGTCGAGCTGCCGGTGCGCGACAACCAGCTGGTCAAGAAAGGCGACTTGCTGATGGAAATCGACCCGGCGCGCTACCAGCTGGCGCTGCAGCAGGCGGAAGCGGCGCTGGCCGCCCGCAAGGCTGAGCTCGACGTGCGTCGCGCCGAAGTCGACGGTCGCCGCGCCGACCTCGACATGCGCCGCGCCCAGGCCCGCCGCCGCGCCGACATGGATGCGCTGGTGGTCTCACGCGAAGCGCGCGAAGACGCCGGCACGCAAGTCACCGCCGCCCAGGCGCAGACGCAGGCCGCGCAAGCCCAATACCAGTCGGCCCAGGCCAACTACCAGGCCGCCGTGGCCCAACGCGACACCGCCAAACTGAACCTGGAACGCACCAAGGTGTTCTCGCCGGTGGACGGCTACATCACCAACCTGAACGTGCGCCGCGGCGACTTCGCCACCGCCGGCGCGGCCAAGATCGCGGTCATCGACAGCCACTCGTTCTGGGTCTATGCCTACTTCGAGGAAACCAAGCTGCCGCTCTTGTCCATCGGCGACAAGGCGAAGATCCAGCTGATCAACGGCGCCTCCCTCTCCGGCCACGTCGACAGCATCGCGCGCGGCATCTACGACCGCGACAACCCGCAAAGCCGCGAGCTGATCGCCGACGTCAACCCGACCTTCAACTGGGTGCGCCTGGCCCAGCGCATCCCGGTGCGCATCCACTTGGACGAGGTGCCCAAGGACGTGCTGCTGGCCTCCGGCCTGACCTGCACCGTGGTGCTGGAACCGGGCAGCGGCAAGCGACAGGAGCGGGAAACCGCGAAGAACTGA
- a CDS encoding DUF1656 domain-containing protein, whose translation MPREISFFDAYIPTVLLLVVLAAALAVIADRILVRLGFYDLTWHPALFRVSMFVCLASLMGLYVYS comes from the coding sequence ATGCCACGTGAAATTTCATTCTTCGACGCCTACATTCCCACCGTGCTGCTGCTGGTCGTCCTGGCCGCCGCGCTGGCCGTCATCGCCGACCGCATCCTGGTGCGCTTGGGCTTCTACGACCTGACCTGGCACCCGGCGCTGTTCCGCGTGAGCATGTTCGTCTGCCTCGCTTCGCTCATGGGGCTCTACGTGTACAGCTAG
- a CDS encoding FUSC family protein → MNRPADTSADTPRVPLGAQLRDAAADWLHNDGPTWIYVFKMVFAGLLALGIGYALDLESPRSALITVFIVMQPQSGMILAKSFYRVVGTLVGSAAIVVFVGLFAQTPELFLLASALWIGLCTVGSAHNRNFRSYGFVLSGYTVALIGLPAALNPGITFDSVMTRVTEITVGIVCAGLVSALVFPQASAPGLVRIIRGRFSAFVDLIGATLGGTTERKKLEATNARFVGDIIGLEALRSSAIFEDPEIRLRSGRLTRMNSEFMALSTRVHALHQLMNRLHANPAPGAQTVIAAISPYFKEVQPLLTRDSGEPVMSALDAADAGLKLEAYKRELPRRVRATRDALELDSDSAMLDFDTASELLYRVIEELHAYTLTYASLTQRRHEREQWEHAYAPKTSMITALIAGARASITLLLLSAFWLASGWPSGDVAALNAAAFCAITSAAPDPAKATRTVTVGVVFAAIAGYVYTFHVLPRLDGYWMLAAALAPVLMLAVLLTTKPKWAGYGLGICIFFPFLAVPDNFARFNAAGYINESIALMVSLVVTAVSFMVLLPPTTDWTVRILEKQLRKQVVDACFGKLGHLALKFESGTRDLMHQITMLTSSRPVLRQIAFGWMFATLEVGHAIIELRTELNGIRTEAPDLLPPAAYAALNRLRETIPALFSQPGRDTLADALAANDQAIAQVQQAIGPHYRERSERHRLQRTLSYLHFIRTALLDQQSPLHTVRAGSPDNANNDSGTRHAT, encoded by the coding sequence ATGAACCGGCCCGCCGACACCAGCGCCGATACACCGCGCGTCCCCCTTGGCGCGCAGCTGCGCGACGCCGCCGCCGACTGGCTGCACAATGACGGCCCGACCTGGATCTATGTCTTCAAGATGGTCTTCGCCGGCCTCCTGGCGCTGGGTATCGGCTATGCGCTTGACCTCGAATCGCCGCGTTCGGCCCTTATCACCGTGTTCATCGTGATGCAGCCGCAAAGCGGGATGATCCTGGCCAAGAGCTTCTACCGCGTGGTCGGCACCCTGGTCGGCTCGGCCGCCATCGTGGTCTTCGTCGGCCTGTTCGCGCAGACGCCCGAACTGTTCCTGCTGGCCTCGGCGCTGTGGATCGGGCTGTGCACGGTGGGTTCGGCGCACAACCGCAACTTCCGCTCCTACGGCTTCGTGCTCTCGGGCTACACGGTGGCGCTGATCGGCTTGCCGGCCGCGCTCAACCCCGGCATCACCTTCGACTCGGTGATGACCCGCGTGACCGAGATCACCGTGGGCATCGTCTGCGCCGGGCTGGTCAGCGCGCTGGTGTTTCCGCAGGCCAGCGCGCCGGGCCTGGTGCGCATCATCCGCGGCCGCTTCTCGGCCTTCGTCGACCTGATCGGCGCCACCCTGGGCGGCACTACCGAACGCAAGAAACTGGAAGCCACCAACGCCCGCTTCGTGGGCGACATTATCGGCCTGGAGGCGCTGCGCAGCTCGGCGATCTTCGAGGACCCGGAGATCCGCCTGCGCAGCGGCCGGCTCACGCGCATGAACAGCGAGTTCATGGCGCTGTCCACGCGGGTGCATGCGTTGCACCAGCTGATGAACCGGCTGCACGCCAATCCCGCCCCCGGCGCGCAGACGGTGATCGCGGCCATCTCGCCTTACTTCAAGGAAGTGCAGCCCCTGCTCACGCGCGACAGCGGCGAGCCCGTGATGAGCGCGCTCGACGCCGCCGATGCCGGTCTCAAGCTGGAGGCCTACAAGCGCGAACTGCCGCGCCGCGTGCGCGCCACCCGCGACGCGCTGGAACTCGACAGCGACAGCGCCATGCTGGACTTCGACACCGCCTCCGAGCTGCTGTACCGCGTGATCGAAGAGTTGCACGCCTATACCCTCACCTATGCCTCGCTGACCCAGCGCCGCCACGAGCGCGAGCAATGGGAGCACGCCTACGCGCCCAAGACCAGCATGATCACCGCGCTCATCGCAGGCGCCCGCGCCTCGATCACGCTGCTGCTGTTGTCGGCGTTCTGGCTGGCCAGCGGCTGGCCCAGCGGCGACGTCGCGGCGCTGAACGCGGCCGCCTTCTGCGCCATCACCTCGGCCGCGCCGGATCCCGCCAAGGCCACCCGTACCGTCACCGTGGGCGTGGTGTTCGCCGCCATTGCCGGCTACGTCTACACCTTCCACGTGCTGCCGCGCCTGGACGGCTACTGGATGCTGGCCGCCGCCCTCGCGCCGGTGCTGATGCTGGCGGTGCTGCTGACCACCAAGCCCAAGTGGGCCGGCTACGGCCTGGGCATCTGCATCTTCTTCCCCTTCCTCGCGGTGCCGGACAACTTCGCCCGCTTCAACGCCGCCGGCTACATCAACGAGTCGATCGCGCTGATGGTCTCGCTGGTCGTGACCGCCGTCTCGTTCATGGTGCTGTTGCCGCCGACCACCGACTGGACCGTGCGCATCCTGGAAAAGCAGTTGCGCAAGCAGGTGGTGGACGCTTGCTTCGGCAAGCTCGGCCACCTGGCGCTGAAGTTCGAGAGCGGCACGCGCGACCTGATGCACCAGATCACCATGCTCACCAGCAGCCGCCCGGTGCTGCGCCAGATCGCCTTCGGCTGGATGTTCGCCACGCTGGAAGTGGGCCACGCCATCATCGAGCTGCGCACCGAATTGAACGGCATCCGCACCGAAGCGCCCGACCTGTTGCCGCCGGCCGCCTACGCCGCGCTGAACCGCCTGCGCGAAACCATCCCGGCGCTGTTCAGCCAACCCGGCCGCGACACCCTGGCCGACGCCCTGGCCGCCAACGACCAGGCCATCGCCCAGGTGCAGCAAGCCATCGGCCCGCACTACCGCGAACGCAGCGAGCGCCATCGCCTGCAGCGCACGCTGAGCTACCTGCACTTCATCCGCACCGCCCTGCTCGACCAGCAATCGCCGCTGCATACGGTACGCGCCGGCAGCCCCGACAACGCCAACAACGATTCCGGAACACGCCATGCCACGTGA
- a CDS encoding efflux transporter outer membrane subunit: MKRMSYHRVCALSVIALSLTIAGCADQGGIKPQAQVRDVTALAAGQAIRTAGAEAGWPQRAWWSAYNDPQLDALVQTAVAGNPSMAIAAARVRQAQSMAVVAHAGELPGVQLDAAVGRKDWSDNVYYGASFRDKLTWNNTATLGLSYNVDLWDRNKNATERAQDEMHAVAADARAAQLDLESNVVRAYVQLALQYGLLDNTEAMLKEEQKILDLAHRRFTGGLGTQLDITQAEAPLPETRRQIEALNESIALVRNQLAALLGQGPGAGEKIARPVLALHAAIGLPSALPAELVGRRPDISAARWRVEAAGKGIAVAKAAFYPNVNLLAGIGPAAAGGGMLSFLSLPNWQTTYGPAISLPIFEGGRLRGQLGATTAGYDIEVEHYNALLTQALKGIADQVVTLQSVQRQQQQARESVAAAQKNVDIATRAYQRGLTDYLNVLHAQTQWLRQQQIVQQLQAQRLSAWASLSAALGGGLEAADANDVIKAAAQ, encoded by the coding sequence ATGAAACGCATGTCCTACCATCGCGTGTGCGCCCTGAGCGTCATTGCGCTATCCCTGACAATCGCCGGCTGCGCCGACCAGGGCGGGATCAAGCCGCAAGCCCAGGTGCGCGACGTCACCGCGCTGGCCGCCGGCCAGGCCATCCGCACCGCCGGCGCCGAAGCCGGCTGGCCGCAGCGCGCATGGTGGAGCGCCTACAACGATCCCCAGCTCGACGCCCTGGTGCAAACGGCCGTGGCCGGCAACCCCAGCATGGCCATCGCCGCCGCCCGGGTGCGCCAGGCGCAGTCGATGGCCGTGGTGGCGCATGCCGGCGAGCTGCCCGGCGTCCAGCTGGACGCTGCCGTGGGCCGCAAGGATTGGTCCGACAACGTCTACTACGGCGCCAGCTTCCGCGACAAGCTGACCTGGAACAACACCGCCACCCTGGGCCTGTCCTATAACGTCGATCTCTGGGACCGCAACAAGAACGCCACCGAGCGCGCCCAGGACGAGATGCACGCGGTGGCCGCCGACGCCCGCGCCGCCCAGCTCGACCTGGAAAGCAACGTGGTGCGCGCCTACGTGCAGCTGGCCCTGCAATACGGCCTGCTGGACAACACCGAGGCCATGCTCAAGGAAGAGCAGAAGATCCTCGACCTGGCGCACCGCCGCTTCACCGGCGGCCTCGGTACCCAGTTGGACATCACCCAGGCCGAAGCCCCGCTGCCGGAGACCCGGCGCCAGATCGAGGCCTTGAATGAAAGCATCGCGCTGGTGCGCAACCAGCTGGCCGCGCTGCTGGGCCAAGGCCCCGGCGCCGGCGAGAAGATCGCGCGCCCGGTGCTGGCGCTGCACGCCGCCATCGGCCTGCCCAGCGCGCTGCCGGCCGAGCTGGTGGGCCGCCGTCCCGACATCAGCGCCGCGCGCTGGCGCGTGGAGGCCGCAGGCAAGGGCATCGCAGTGGCCAAGGCGGCCTTCTATCCCAACGTCAACCTGCTGGCCGGCATCGGCCCGGCCGCGGCCGGCGGCGGCATGCTGTCCTTCCTGAGCCTGCCCAACTGGCAGACCACCTACGGCCCGGCGATCTCGCTGCCGATCTTCGAAGGCGGCCGCCTGCGCGGCCAGCTGGGCGCCACCACGGCCGGCTACGACATCGAGGTGGAGCACTACAACGCCCTGCTGACGCAGGCGCTCAAGGGCATCGCCGACCAGGTCGTGACGCTGCAATCGGTGCAGCGCCAGCAGCAGCAGGCGCGCGAATCGGTCGCCGCCGCGCAGAAGAATGTCGACATCGCCACCCGCGCCTACCAGCGCGGCCTGACCGACTACCTCAACGTGCTGCACGCGCAAACCCAATGGCTGCGCCAGCAACAGATCGTGCAGCAGCTGCAGGCCCAGCGCCTGTCGGCCTGGGCGTCGCTGTCCGCGGCGCTGGGCGGCGGCCTGGAAGCGGCCGACGCCAATGACGTCATCAAGGCCGCCGCGCAATGA
- a CDS encoding LysR family transcriptional regulator: MDTLQNMRVFVRVVDAGSFTLASQQMGLTTAHVSRAVADLERHLRTRLLNRTTRRIALTEAGERYLLRCQQIMSYVEEAEAEAGSAYVKPSGRLRIHAMTSFGQRYVIPAISGYQKRYPDVAVELTLAQRIPDMLEEGYDVSLVLARELPDSGLIYRQLGSTFSMLCASPAYLDKYGAPQKPADLNNHALLQLMSPVSPLYEWVLEGPEGSSTVEVKSNFQVNVAEAMLGAIREGMGIGVLPIYSAVDPLRSGTIVRVLPQHQVQQMSVYALYPSRQYLDAKISTWVDWMHESVDKALQEDHQALDRIGTLREEMQGVGTAQEHAA, encoded by the coding sequence ATGGACACCTTGCAAAACATGCGCGTCTTCGTGCGCGTGGTCGACGCCGGCAGCTTCACGCTGGCGTCCCAGCAGATGGGCCTGACCACCGCCCACGTATCGCGCGCGGTGGCAGACCTGGAGCGGCATTTGCGCACGCGCCTGCTGAACCGCACCACCCGCCGCATCGCCCTGACCGAGGCAGGCGAGCGCTACCTGCTGCGTTGCCAGCAGATCATGTCCTATGTGGAGGAGGCCGAAGCCGAGGCCGGCTCGGCCTACGTCAAGCCGTCCGGCCGTTTGCGAATCCATGCCATGACCAGTTTCGGGCAGCGCTATGTGATTCCGGCCATTTCGGGTTACCAGAAGCGCTATCCCGACGTGGCGGTGGAGCTGACCCTGGCCCAGCGCATCCCCGACATGCTCGAAGAGGGCTACGACGTGTCGCTGGTGCTGGCCCGCGAGTTGCCGGATTCGGGCCTGATCTATCGCCAGCTGGGCAGCACCTTCAGCATGCTGTGCGCCTCGCCGGCCTATCTCGACAAATACGGGGCGCCGCAAAAGCCGGCCGACCTCAACAACCATGCCCTGCTGCAATTGATGAGCCCGGTGTCGCCCTTGTACGAATGGGTGCTGGAAGGGCCGGAGGGCTCCAGCACCGTAGAGGTCAAGAGCAATTTCCAGGTCAACGTGGCCGAGGCCATGCTGGGCGCGATCCGCGAAGGCATGGGCATCGGCGTGCTGCCGATCTATTCGGCGGTCGATCCCTTGCGCAGCGGCACCATTGTGCGCGTGCTGCCGCAGCACCAGGTGCAGCAGATGAGCGTGTACGCGCTGTACCCCTCGCGCCAGTACCTCGACGCCAAGATCAGCACCTGGGTCGACTGGATGCACGAAAGCGTGGACAAGGCATTGCAGGAGGATCACCAGGCGCTGGATCGCATCGGCACGCTGCGCGAGGAGATGCAGGGCGTGGGCACCGCGCAGGAACACGCGGCGTGA